In Chthoniobacterales bacterium, a single window of DNA contains:
- a CDS encoding CAAX prenyl protease-related protein translates to MNPSRNAFAAHVTPFLIFTLSFALVPVAQKLAGKSGPFLLSHPEFWIYPLQTVLCAAALLFFWKSYDFGSRKPLPLAMGVGLGVFVLWVSPQLLFGQPARADGFNPATFADQPALYWGTVGMRFLRLVIIVPLIEEIFWRGFLQRYLIDERFTTVRFGTYSPLSFWGVAVAFMLVHNTPDWPAALLTGAIYGWIAVKTKSLLACVVAHAMTNLVLGVYIMLTRQWGFW, encoded by the coding sequence ATGAATCCCTCGCGCAATGCCTTCGCCGCGCACGTCACGCCGTTCCTGATCTTCACGCTGAGTTTCGCGCTGGTGCCCGTCGCGCAGAAGCTCGCCGGAAAGAGCGGTCCGTTCCTTCTCTCCCATCCGGAATTCTGGATTTACCCTCTCCAGACCGTCCTGTGCGCCGCCGCGCTCCTTTTTTTCTGGAAGAGCTACGACTTCGGCTCCAGAAAGCCCCTGCCGCTGGCCATGGGGGTCGGATTAGGCGTCTTCGTCCTCTGGGTGAGCCCGCAGCTCCTTTTCGGCCAACCCGCCCGGGCGGACGGGTTCAATCCGGCGACCTTCGCGGATCAGCCCGCCCTTTACTGGGGCACGGTCGGAATGCGTTTCCTGCGGCTGGTCATCATCGTTCCGCTGATCGAGGAAATCTTCTGGCGCGGGTTTCTGCAGCGCTACCTGATCGACGAACGCTTCACCACGGTTCGTTTCGGCACGTATTCCCCCCTGAGTTTCTGGGGCGTCGCCGTGGCCTTCATGCTCGTTCACAACACACCCGACTGGCCCGCCGCGCTGCTGACCGGCGCCATCTACGGCTGGATCGCGGTGAAGACAAAGAGCCTGCTCGCCTGCGTGGTCGCGCACGCGATGACGAATCTCGTCCTCGGCGTCTACATCATGCTGACGCGGCAGTGGGGCTTCTGGTAG